In Rhodospirillaceae bacterium, a genomic segment contains:
- the aepX gene encoding phosphoenolpyruvate mutase — MTVSPKHAPEAPRQPTKAGLLRRALLAPELSFLMEAHNGLSAKIVEEAGFRGIWASGLSISAALGVRDNNEASWTQVLEILEFMSDATTIPILVDGDTGYGNFNNVRRLVTKLCQRGIAGVCIEDKLFPKTNSFLGEGQPLADIDEFCGKIKAGKDSQLDPDFCVIARIEAFIAGWGLDEALRRAEAYHRAGADALLIHSKEKTPDEIFSFMKEWGDTCPIVIVPTMYYSTPTEQFEKRNISTVIWANHNLRAAISGMRSISKQIYESKSLVNVEDSIAPVKDVFALSGQTELAEAERRYLPQKGKNARAIILAATRGESLGPLTEDRPKCMIDIRGKSLLRTMLATIHESGIRNVTVVSGYCEETIDVPMIDLRPNADFATTGEVASLACASDQLEDGPCLISYGDILYRSYILDQLQESDADITVVADALWKERQTQKRSRDFVHCDQPFHPDYLEGDTAQLLHVGTEISDDDITGEWVGLALLSPVGAKIVRDEIEVMATDGSLQKADMPDLFNRLVEAGHKIRVQYITGHWLDIDDPFDLAKARNFL; from the coding sequence ATGACGGTTTCACCAAAACACGCGCCGGAGGCCCCCCGCCAGCCTACGAAGGCTGGCTTGCTGCGCCGCGCATTGCTTGCCCCCGAGCTTTCCTTCCTGATGGAAGCTCATAACGGACTTTCCGCAAAAATCGTCGAAGAGGCAGGCTTTCGCGGCATCTGGGCATCCGGCCTTTCCATCTCGGCGGCGTTGGGCGTGCGCGACAACAACGAGGCCTCATGGACCCAGGTTCTCGAGATCCTCGAATTCATGTCGGACGCGACCACAATTCCGATCCTGGTGGACGGCGACACCGGCTACGGCAATTTCAACAACGTTCGCCGGCTGGTAACGAAGCTTTGCCAGCGCGGCATCGCCGGCGTCTGTATCGAGGACAAACTTTTTCCGAAAACGAATTCCTTTCTGGGCGAGGGTCAGCCCTTGGCTGACATCGACGAATTCTGCGGCAAAATCAAAGCGGGCAAAGACAGCCAGCTCGACCCCGATTTCTGCGTCATCGCACGCATCGAAGCCTTCATCGCAGGATGGGGGCTGGACGAAGCCCTGCGCCGCGCCGAAGCCTACCATCGGGCTGGCGCCGATGCGCTGCTTATCCATTCCAAGGAAAAAACACCGGACGAGATTTTTTCCTTCATGAAGGAGTGGGGAGACACCTGCCCGATCGTCATCGTGCCGACGATGTACTATTCCACGCCAACGGAACAATTCGAGAAAAGAAACATCTCGACGGTGATTTGGGCCAATCATAATTTACGCGCCGCGATCTCCGGCATGCGGAGCATCAGCAAGCAGATTTATGAAAGCAAAAGCCTCGTCAATGTCGAGGACAGCATTGCGCCGGTGAAAGACGTCTTTGCGCTTTCCGGACAGACCGAACTGGCCGAGGCGGAACGGCGCTACCTGCCGCAAAAAGGGAAGAATGCACGCGCCATCATTCTTGCGGCAACCCGGGGAGAATCCTTAGGCCCGCTTACGGAAGACCGGCCAAAATGCATGATCGACATTCGCGGAAAATCGTTGCTGCGCACGATGCTGGCGACCATCCATGAGAGCGGCATCCGCAACGTCACCGTCGTAAGCGGTTATTGCGAAGAAACCATCGACGTTCCTATGATCGACCTGCGCCCGAATGCGGATTTTGCCACGACCGGCGAGGTGGCATCGCTGGCTTGCGCAAGCGATCAGTTGGAAGACGGGCCTTGTCTAATTTCCTATGGCGACATTCTTTATCGAAGCTACATCCTGGACCAACTTCAGGAATCGGATGCCGACATCACCGTTGTCGCCGATGCGCTTTGGAAAGAACGCCAGACCCAGAAACGGTCGCGAGACTTCGTGCATTGCGACCAGCCCTTCCATCCGGACTATCTGGAGGGCGACACGGCGCAGTTGCTGCATGTCGGAACGGAAATTTCCGACGACGACATTACCGGCGAATGGGTCGGACTTGCCCTTCTAAGCCCGGTCGGCGCAAAAATCGTCCGCGACGAAATCGAGGTTATGGCGACGGATGGTAGCCTGCAAAAGGCCGACATGCCGGACCTCTTCAACCGCCTGGTCGAGGCAGGACACAAAATCCGGGTCCAGTACATCACAGGCCATTGGCTGGACATCGACGACCCCTTCGACCTTGCGAAAGCACGCAATTTTCTATGA